One segment of Urocitellus parryii isolate mUroPar1 chromosome 5, mUroPar1.hap1, whole genome shotgun sequence DNA contains the following:
- the LOC113191057 gene encoding olfactory receptor 8S1-like, whose product MGNHSVVPEFILLGLSGDTQIQVLLFVLFLVIYLLTMVGNLVMLLVVRIDSHLCTPMYFFLGQLSFLDLCHSSVTVPKLLENLLSEKKTISVEGCLAQVFFVFATGGTESCLLAVMAYDRYVAISSPLLYGQVMNRQLCVGLVWGSWGVAFLDAFINILVALDLDFCEAQNIHHFICELPSLYPLSCSDVSASYTTLLCSSLLHFIGNFLLICFSYIRILLTILGISSTSGRSKAFSTCSSHLTAVTFFYGSGLLRYLMPNSGSTQELIFSLQYTVITPMLNPLIYSLKNQEVKAAVKRMLRKCF is encoded by the coding sequence ATGGGAAACCACAGTGTTGTTCCAGAGTTCATCCTCCTCGGGCTGTCTGGGGACACCCAGATCCAGGTCCTTCTCTTTGTGCTTTTCCTGGTCATTTATCTGCTGACCATGGTGGGGAACCTGGTGATGCTGCTGGTAGTCAGGATTGATTCCCACCTCTgcacacccatgtacttcttcctgggACAGTTGTCCTTCCTGGATCTGTGTCACTCCTCTGTCACTGTGCCTAAGCTGTTGGAGAACCTCTTGTCTGAGAAGAAAACCATCTCTGTGGAGGGCTGCCTGGCTCAGGTGTTCTTTGTCTTTGCCACTGGGGGCACTGAGTCCTGCCTGCTCGCTGTGATGGCTTACGACCGCTACGTTGCCATCAGCTCTCCTCTGCTCTATGGCCAGGTGATGAACAGGCAGCTGTGTGTGGGGCTGGTGTGGGGCTCCTGGGGCGTGGCTTTCTTGGATGCTTTCATTAATATCCTTGTAGCTCTGGATTTAGACTTCTGTGAGGCTCAAAATATCCACCACTTCATCTGTGAGCTGCCCTCTCTCTATCCTTTGTCTTGCTCTGATGTGTCTGCAAGTTACACCACCCTGCTCTGCTCCAGCCTCCTGCATTTCATTGGGAATTTTCTCCTGATATGTTTTTCCTATATTCGCATTTTGCTCACCATCCTGGGCATCAGCTCCACCTCAGGCAGAAGCAAGGCTttctccacctgctcctcccacctcaccgCAGTGACTTTCTTTTATGGCTCAGGATTACTCCGCTATCTTATGCCAAATTCTGGATCCACTCAAGAGTTGATCTTCTCCTTGCAGTATACCGTGATCACTCCCATGCTGAATCCTCTCATCTACAGTCTGAAGAACCAGGAGGTGAAGGCTGCTGTGAAAAGAATGTTGAGAAAGTGTTTCTAG